Proteins encoded in a region of the Homo sapiens chromosome 15 genomic scaffold, GRCh38.p14 alternate locus group ALT_REF_LOCI_2 HSCHR15_4_CTG8 genome:
- the GREM1 gene encoding gremlin-1 isoform 3 (isoform 3 is encoded by transcript variant 3) has protein sequence MSRTAYTVGALHVTERKYLKRDWCKTQPLKQTIHEEGCNSRTIINRFCYGQCNSFYIPRHIRKEEGSFQSCSFCKPKKFTTMMVTLNCPELQPPTKKKRVTRVKQCRCISIDLD, from the exons ATGAGCCGCACAGCCTACACGGTGGGA GCCCTGCATGTGACGGAGCGCAAATACCTGAAGCGAGACTGGTGCAAAACCCAGCCGCTTAAGCAGACCATCCACGAGGAAGGCTGCAACAGTCGCACCATCATCAACCGCTTCTGTTACGGCCAGTGCAACTCTTTCTACATCCCCAGGCACATCCGGAAGGAGGAAGGTTCCTTTCAGTCCTGCTCCTTCTGCAAGCCCAAGAAATTCACTACCATGATGGTCACACTCAACTGCCCTGAACTACAGCCACCTACCAAGAAGAAGAGAGTCACACGTGTGAAGCAGTGTCGTTGCATATCCATCGATTTGGATTAA
- the GREM1 gene encoding gremlin-1 isoform 2 precursor (isoform 2 precursor is encoded by transcript variant 2) — MSRTAYTVGALLLLLGTLLPAAEGKKKGSQGAIPPPDKALHVTERKYLKRDWCKTQPLKQTIHEEGCNSRTIINRFCYGQCNSFYIPRHIRKEEGSFQSCSFCKPKKFTTMMVTLNCPELQPPTKKKRVTRVKQCRCISIDLD; from the exons ATGAGCCGCACAGCCTACACGGTGGGAGCCCTGCTTCTCCTCTTGGGGACCCTGCTGCCGGCTgctgaagggaaaaagaaagggtCCCAAGGTGCCATCCCCCCGCCAGACAAG GCCCTGCATGTGACGGAGCGCAAATACCTGAAGCGAGACTGGTGCAAAACCCAGCCGCTTAAGCAGACCATCCACGAGGAAGGCTGCAACAGTCGCACCATCATCAACCGCTTCTGTTACGGCCAGTGCAACTCTTTCTACATCCCCAGGCACATCCGGAAGGAGGAAGGTTCCTTTCAGTCCTGCTCCTTCTGCAAGCCCAAGAAATTCACTACCATGATGGTCACACTCAACTGCCCTGAACTACAGCCACCTACCAAGAAGAAGAGAGTCACACGTGTGAAGCAGTGTCGTTGCATATCCATCGATTTGGATTAA
- the GREM1 gene encoding gremlin-1 isoform 1 precursor (isoform 1 precursor is encoded by transcript variant 4), with translation MSRTAYTVGALLLLLGTLLPAAEGKKKGSQGAIPPPDKAQHNDSEQTQSPQQPGSRNRGRGQGRGTAMPGEEVLESSQEALHVTERKYLKRDWCKTQPLKQTIHEEGCNSRTIINRFCYGQCNSFYIPRHIRKEEGSFQSCSFCKPKKFTTMMVTLNCPELQPPTKKKRVTRVKQCRCISIDLD, from the coding sequence ATGAGCCGCACAGCCTACACGGTGGGAGCCCTGCTTCTCCTCTTGGGGACCCTGCTGCCGGCTgctgaagggaaaaagaaagggtCCCAAGGTGCCATCCCCCCGCCAGACAAGGCCCAGCACAATGACTCAGAGCAGACTCAGTCGCCCCAGCAGCCTGGCTCCAGGAACCGGGGGCGGGGCCAAGGGCGGGGCACTGCCATGCCCGGGGAGGAGGTGCTGGAGTCCAGCCAAGAGGCCCTGCATGTGACGGAGCGCAAATACCTGAAGCGAGACTGGTGCAAAACCCAGCCGCTTAAGCAGACCATCCACGAGGAAGGCTGCAACAGTCGCACCATCATCAACCGCTTCTGTTACGGCCAGTGCAACTCTTTCTACATCCCCAGGCACATCCGGAAGGAGGAAGGTTCCTTTCAGTCCTGCTCCTTCTGCAAGCCCAAGAAATTCACTACCATGATGGTCACACTCAACTGCCCTGAACTACAGCCACCTACCAAGAAGAAGAGAGTCACACGTGTGAAGCAGTGTCGTTGCATATCCATCGATTTGGATTAA